Proteins encoded in a region of the Geoanaerobacter pelophilus genome:
- a CDS encoding complex I NDUFA9 subunit family protein, with translation MKIFLAGGTGFVGGNLCEILAASGHEVRLLVHRRRDSKIAGVEQVEGDAADLESFAGGVSGCDAVINLIGIIREFPGKGMTFEKLHVEATRNLVAAAGMAGSRRYLQMSALGTRPQAVSFYHRTKWQAEELVRGSGLEWTIFRPSLIFGPGDAFVNMLADQIRKLPFVPVIGDGQYRMQPIAVQDVARCFAMALGMPQTIGKSFELCGADRLTYLEMIDTIAKVLGRSSPVKMKNPLLLMKLATALLQQFPLYPVTMDQIQMLTEESICDGSWRETFGFEPVRFSEGIASYLKVR, from the coding sequence ATGAAAATATTCCTTGCAGGCGGGACCGGATTTGTCGGCGGCAATCTGTGCGAAATTCTGGCCGCAAGCGGTCATGAAGTGAGGCTGTTGGTGCACCGGCGCCGCGACAGCAAAATAGCTGGGGTCGAGCAGGTTGAAGGGGATGCAGCTGATCTCGAAAGCTTTGCTGGCGGTGTTAGTGGTTGTGATGCCGTTATTAACCTGATCGGCATCATCCGGGAATTTCCCGGAAAAGGCATGACCTTCGAGAAGCTGCATGTCGAGGCCACCCGCAACCTGGTTGCCGCAGCAGGCATGGCCGGCAGCAGGCGCTACTTGCAGATGTCGGCACTCGGCACAAGGCCGCAAGCGGTATCCTTTTATCACCGGACAAAGTGGCAGGCCGAAGAGCTGGTGCGTGGTTCCGGGCTGGAATGGACGATCTTCCGTCCTTCCCTGATCTTCGGACCCGGCGACGCCTTTGTTAACATGCTGGCCGACCAGATCAGAAAACTGCCCTTTGTGCCGGTCATCGGTGACGGTCAATATCGAATGCAGCCGATAGCCGTTCAAGACGTTGCCCGCTGCTTTGCCATGGCCCTCGGCATGCCGCAAACCATTGGCAAGAGTTTTGAGCTGTGCGGTGCGGACCGTCTGACCTATCTGGAGATGATCGATACCATTGCTAAGGTTTTGGGGAGGAGCAGTCCGGTGAAGATGAAAAACCCGTTGCTGCTGATGAAACTGGCCACTGCGCTGTTGCAGCAGTTCCCGCTTTACCCGGTGACCATGGACCAGATCCAGATGCTCACCGAGGAGAGTATCTGCGACGGCTCCTGGCGGGAGACGTTCGGCTTCGAGCCGGTACGGTTCAGCGAGGGGATCGCCTCATATCTGAAGGTGAGGTAA